One segment of Coffea arabica cultivar ET-39 chromosome 7c, Coffea Arabica ET-39 HiFi, whole genome shotgun sequence DNA contains the following:
- the LOC140010441 gene encoding pentatricopeptide repeat-containing protein At5g44230-like: MVSLSKKLIKTLRRSAILIPQFYEPKAPALDLHEAFIPVSKLQETKLLEAQLVSILDSCISLTEIKRVHARIIRKGLDQCSFVVTKLVRVLCKLNTPIDTYARLIFSQVYCPNPFLYTAIIRGYSVQGPLEKAVFLYGQMRRDDILPVSFTFTALLKACTGVLHVDLGRQIHGQSLKIGGFVQDLFVGNTLIDMYVKCGCLDFARRVFDELPTRDVISFTALIVAYAKSGDMVAASELFDRLPAKDMVAWTAMVTGFAQNAQPKEALEYFEKMQNSGVNTDEVTLSSVISACAQLGAIKYANWVRDFAERSGFGPTDNVLVGSALIDMYSKCGSVEDAFKVFESMKDRNVFSYSSMIGGFSMHGCAREAIELFEKMMKVEVKPNKVTFVGVLAACSHAGLVEQGQHFFGMMENGCGIKPSVDHYTCMIDLLGRAGRLEEALELIQTMPIEPNGSIWGALLGACRIHRNPKVAEIAAKQLFQLEPDGIGNYVLLSHIYASAGRWEDVSRVRKLIRAKRLIKTPSLSMVEDENGGLHNFYSDDTIHPESKLIKQTLQDLLKRLKVHGYQPILSSAPYDVSDEEKERILLTHSEKLALAYSLLTTSANCVIRIIKNLRICEDCHSVMSRASQLTSREIVVRDNLRFHHFRKGICSCGDFW; this comes from the coding sequence ATGGTTTCACTTTCCAAGAAGCTGATTAAAACCCTTAGACGCTCTGCAATTCTCATCCCCCAATTCTACGAACCGAAAGCTCCAGCTCTGGACCTCCACGAAGCCTTCATTCCCGTCTCTAAGCTTCAAGAAACAAAGCTTCTAGAAGCCCAGCTCGTCTCAATCCTCGATTCCTGCATTAGTCTCACAGAAATCAAGAGAGTCCACGCTCGTATCATCAGAAAAGGTCTCGACCAATGCAGCTTCGTCGTAACAAAACTCGTTCGGGTGCTCTGCAAACTCAATACCCCCATCGATACTTACGCCCGTCTGATCTTCAGCCAGGTGTATTGCCCCAACCCTTTTCTCTATACAGCAATTATCCGCGGTTATTCTGTTCAGGGGCCACTAGAAAAGGCCGTATTTTTGTATGGCCAAATGAGGAGGGATGATATTTTGCCcgtttcatttacttttacggCATTGTTGAAGGCTTGTACTGGCGTGTTGCATGTGGATTTGGGCAGGCAAATTCATGGGCAAAGCTTGAAGATTGGTGGGTTTGTCCAGGATTTATTTGTGGGAAATACGTTGATTGATATGTATGTAAAATGTGGGTGCTTGGATTTTGCTAGGAGGGTATTTGATGAATTGCCCACGAGGGACGTCATTTCTTTTACAGCTTTGATCGTTGCATATGCGAAGAGCGGGGATATGGTGGCGGCAAGCGAGTTGTTTGATAGGCTTCCTGCGAAGGATATGGTGGCATGGACCGCGATGGTGACAGGGTTTGCACAGAATGCTCAGCCTAAGGAAGCGTTAGAGTACTTTGAGAAAATGCAGAATTCTGGGGTAAACACGGATGAAGTGACCTTGTCTAGTGTTATTTCAGCTTGTGCTCAATTGGGTGCAATCAAGTACGCAAATTGGGTCCGGGATTTTGCAGAGAGGTCAGGATTTGGACCTACGGATAATGTCCTTGTTGGGTCGGCATTAATTGATATGTATTCGAAGTGTGGGAGTGTGGAGGATGCATTTAAGGTTTTTGAGAGTATGAAGGATCGAAATGTTTTCTCTTATAGTTCAATGATTGGTGGGTTTTCAATGCACGGATGTGCTAGAGAAGCAATAGAGTTGTTTGAGAAGATGATGAAGGTTGAGGTGAAGCCTAATAAGGTGACTTTTGTCGGGGTCCTTGCCGCATGTAGTCATGCAGGCTTGGTAGAACAAGGTCAGCATTTCTTTGGAATGATGGAGAATGGTTGTGGTATTAAGCCGTCTGTTGACCACTATACTTGCATGATTGATCTCCTTGGCAGAGCTGGAAGACTGGAAGAAGCACTGGAACTTATTCAAACTATGCCAATAGAGCCCAATGGCAGCATTTGGGGAGCCCTGCTAGGAGCTTGCCGAATTCATAGAAATCCTAAGGTTGCTGAAATAGCTGCTAAGCAACTGTTTCAACTTGAACCTGATGGTATTGGAAACTATGTCTTGCTTTCCCATATCTATGCTTCAGCTGGAAGGTGGGAAGATGTTTCAAGAGTAAGGAAGTTGATAAGAGCAAAACGTTTAATAAAAACTCCTTCACTTAGCATGGTTGAAGATGAAAATGGGGGACTTCACAACTTCTATTCTGATGATACGATTCATCCAGAGTCTAAATTGATTAAGCAGACACTACAGGATCTTCTTAAGAGACTAAAGGTCCATGGCTATCAGCCAATACTAAGTTCTGCTCCTTATGATGTAAGTGATGAAGAAAAGGAGCGGATCCTTCTAACGCATAGTGAAAAGCTCGCTTTGGCGTATTCCCTGCTAACTACAAGTGCTAATTGTGTTATCAGAATCATCAAGAACCTGAGAATATGTGAGGACTGCCACTCTGTAATGAGCAGAGCATCTCAGCTCACGAGCAGGGAGATAGTTGTTAGGGATAACTTGAGGTTCCACCATTTCCGGAAAGGAATATGCTCctgtggtgatttttggtga
- the LOC140010442 gene encoding uncharacterized protein: MAKHNPTPSSSSVASVFLRKRWMMLIMVLVMFSVALIIRSGIGVDSTPCDCRHDVAVPSQKKFSSVSPPPLRPPFVTAAPSPSPLSFMKSKLVLLVSHELSLSGGPLLLMELAFLLRGVGADVQWITNQRPSGTDSVIYSLEHKMLNRGVQIVSARGQEAVNIALKADLVVLNTAVAGKWLDAVLKEKVHLVLPKTLWWIHEMRGHYFSLDYVKHLPFVAGAMIDSHVTAEYWKNRTQERLRIKMPKTYVVHLGNSKELMEVAEDTVAKRVLREHVRESLGVQNEDILFAIINSVSRGKGQDLFLNSFHESLIYIKHQKLQVPPIHAAIVGSDVNAQSKFESELRAFVESKKIQGHVHFVNKTLAVAPYLAAIDVLVQNSQARGECFGRITIEAMAFQLPVLGTAAGGTQEIVVNGSTGLLHPVGKQGVMPLARNMVKLATHVERRLTMGKRGYERVKERFLERHMEQRIAAVLKDVLRNVKAHQKAH; encoded by the exons ATGGCCAAGCACAACCCGACGCCGTCGTCCTCCTCCGTGGCTTCTGTATTCCTCAGGAAGCGGTGGATGATGTTAATTATGGTGCTGGTGATGTTTTCTGTTGCTTTGATTATCAGGTCCGGCATCGGCGTGGATTCTACCCCTTGTGATTGCCGTCACGATGTGGCTGTGCCTTCCCAGAAGAAGTTCAGCTCCGTCTCACCGCCACCGCTGCGGCCGCCTTTTGTCACCGCAGCTCCGTCTCCCAGCCCACTTAGTTTTATGAAGTCTAAGCTCGTGCTTCTTGTCTCTCATGAGCTATCTCTTTCAG GTGGACCATTGTTGCTGATGGAACTGGCTTTTCTGTTACGAGGTGTTGGTGCTGATGTTCAATGGATTACAAACCAGAGACCATCAGGAACAGACAGTGTCATCTACAGTTTGGAGCACAAAATGTTAAATCGAGGAGTGCAG ATTGTCTCGGCGAGAGGCCAAGAGGCTGTAAATATAGCACTGAAAGCTGATCTGGTAGTTTTGAACACTGCTGTGGCTGGAAAGTGGTTGGATGCTGTTCTTAAGGAAAAAGTTCATCTTGTTCTCCCCAAAACTTTGTGGTGGATCCATGAAATGCGGGGCCATTACTTCAGTTTGGATTATGTAAAACACCTTCCATTTGTTGCTGGTGCAATGATAGATTCACATGTCACAGCAGAATACTGGAAGAATAGGACACAGGAGCGATTAAG GATCAAAATGCCCAAAACATATGTTGTTCATCTTGGGAACAGTAAAGAACTTATGGAAGTTGCTGAGGATACTGTGGCAAAAAGGGTTTTGCGGGAGCATGTTCGTGAATCTCTTGGGGTTCAGAATGAAGATATACTTTTTGCCATCATAAATA GTGTTTCTCGTGGAAAAGGACAAGATTTGTTTCTGAATTCTTTTCATGAGAGCCTAATATACATCAAGCACCAGAAGCTACAAGTGCCACCTATACACGCTGCAATTGTGGGGAGTGACGTAAATGCTCAAAGCAAATTTGAGTCTGAGCTGAGGGCCTTTGTTGAATCTAAAAAGATTCAGGGTCATGTTCATTTCGTTAATAAGACTCTGGCTGTAGCTCCTTATCTTGCTGCAATTGATGTTCTTGTCCAGAATTCACAG GCACGAGGTGAGTGCTTTGGGAGGATAACAATTGAAGCCATGGCATTTCAGTTACCCGTACTG GGAACAGCAGCAGGTGGCACTCAAGAAATTGTGGTGAATGGATCAACAGGTCTTCTGCATCCAGTAGGGAAACAGGGAGTAATGCCTCTTGCGAGAAATATGGTTAAACTTGCTACTCATGTTGAAAGGAGACTGACGATGGGGAAGAGAGGCTATGAGAGGGTGAAAGAAAGGTTTTTAGAACGCCATATGGAGCAAAGAATTGCAGCGGTTCTGAAGGATGTGCTTCGGAACGTCAAGGCACACCAGAAGGCACACTAA